In Caproicibacterium amylolyticum, a genomic segment contains:
- the secF gene encoding protein translocase subunit SecF — protein sequence MKQFKIHFSKNSRIYYGISIGIMLIGLICNIAFGSKLSIEFRGGTQVKYSYTDASGVVNQTDVEKVVKDTVKRDASVLLNKDVKNSAGAAASNKITVELSGSEAISVDTQQQLVKNLAAKFANCKFSLDESSSINPSMGMNFFIKCLVAVAITIVLLVIYVALRFRKIGGIAAGLMAIVALIHDLIMVYFTFIIFRLPIDGNFIAVVLLILGYSLNDTIIVFDRVRENRREMPAKTPVGDLVDLSINQTLTRSIFTALCTVMVIACLFVVAAYFQLESVTTLALPMMIGVISGCYSSVCIAGPLYVAWIQHTEKKDKGQNSKKIAAAAEE from the coding sequence GGCATCTCCATTGGCATCATGTTGATTGGCCTGATTTGCAACATTGCGTTTGGCTCTAAGCTGAGCATTGAGTTCCGCGGCGGCACGCAGGTCAAGTATTCTTATACAGATGCTTCCGGTGTGGTTAATCAGACGGATGTTGAAAAGGTTGTAAAAGACACCGTGAAGCGCGATGCTTCTGTTCTGCTGAACAAAGATGTTAAAAATTCAGCGGGTGCGGCTGCCAGCAACAAGATTACAGTTGAGCTTTCTGGTTCCGAAGCAATTTCTGTTGATACGCAGCAGCAGCTGGTTAAGAATCTGGCTGCAAAATTTGCCAACTGCAAATTTTCACTTGATGAGTCCAGCTCTATTAACCCGAGCATGGGTATGAACTTCTTTATCAAGTGCCTGGTTGCTGTAGCAATTACGATTGTGCTTTTGGTAATTTACGTTGCACTGCGTTTTCGCAAGATTGGTGGTATTGCAGCAGGCTTAATGGCAATCGTTGCTTTGATTCACGATTTGATTATGGTGTACTTTACGTTCATCATTTTCCGTCTGCCGATTGACGGTAATTTTATTGCGGTTGTACTGCTGATACTCGGCTATTCGCTGAATGATACGATTATCGTCTTTGACCGTGTGCGTGAAAACCGCCGTGAAATGCCTGCCAAGACGCCGGTTGGCGATTTGGTGGATCTCAGCATTAACCAGACCTTGACCCGCTCCATTTTCACAGCACTCTGCACAGTGATGGTTATTGCGTGCTTGTTCGTTGTTGCGGCATACTTCCAGCTTGAAAGTGTTACCACATTGGCACTGCCGATGATGATTGGTGTCATTTCCGGCTGTTACTCCTCCGTGTGTATCGCTGGTCCGCTGTATGTTGCATGGATTCAGCACACAGAAAAGAAGGACAAAGGGCAGAACAGCAAAAAGATTGCTGCCGCTGCGGAAGAATAA